One window of the Acaryochloris sp. CCMEE 5410 genome contains the following:
- a CDS encoding MSMEG_0570 family nitrogen starvation response protein gives MPEIRFQIQWPDGTQETCYSPSLVVKDYLEPGNIYELSDFIARSQTALTIASNRVKAKYGMPCSLALGQLQSLETRAQTYQDLANPKVQMIQFIS, from the coding sequence ATGCCAGAAATTCGCTTTCAAATTCAATGGCCTGACGGTACCCAGGAAACCTGCTATTCCCCTTCCTTGGTCGTCAAAGACTATCTAGAGCCAGGAAATATCTATGAATTGAGTGACTTTATTGCGCGATCGCAAACCGCTCTGACCATTGCCAGCAACCGGGTAAAAGCAAAGTATGGTATGCCTTGCAGTCTCGCCTTAGGACAACTGCAATCTCTAGAAACTCGAGCTCAGACCTATCAAGATCTGGCTAACCCCAAGGTACAAATGATTCAGTTTATTTCTTAG
- a CDS encoding LuxR C-terminal-related transcriptional regulator, protein MLNSVQLLSDLQDVNAIGQSISGCLEPAEIAHRVTEALVQRFQCAFARIWLTDTDQQALTLVASSGLYTHTNGSFAHVPMGAYKVGKIAQNRVPFLSNYLPDELWVKDRDWAIANQIQGFAGYPLMAGDRVLGVLATFSHTPLAPEFLEVLQMLCLTTTIALDAALQSQRTIPKSVSQSGAIALSDQLAKVLTSTQLMLVGTERDLPASMAYALLRGVELLTQLNCSYCRLTYGEQAVLLDAIAIFPPNIREDLLEQASSPLAELQRMTLWLGGTLTTQPDPQDRVFELTLTLPYGAAPEHLSVSVHCQQSVIQLAFTHLCLQAGLNLKEMLSAKTTESNCQEVLLTDRLNIPSSKSPIIWIQHSPRGQIPAAAQAVVTLDIIPQQLYTVVAQVSQGQATLPELIAPALSDREQEIMRLLSQGLRDRDIANRLHISESTVRFHVNNTLTKLKAKNRYQAVYEATSREWI, encoded by the coding sequence TTGCTAAATTCTGTTCAATTACTCTCCGATCTTCAGGATGTCAATGCGATTGGTCAAAGTATTTCTGGGTGCTTAGAACCAGCAGAAATCGCCCATCGTGTCACTGAAGCGTTGGTCCAGCGCTTTCAATGTGCCTTTGCTCGCATCTGGCTAACGGACACCGATCAGCAAGCGTTGACTTTAGTAGCTTCTTCTGGGCTGTATACCCATACCAATGGTTCTTTTGCCCATGTGCCCATGGGTGCCTATAAGGTGGGCAAGATTGCCCAAAACCGGGTGCCGTTTTTAAGTAATTATTTACCGGATGAACTCTGGGTCAAGGATCGAGACTGGGCGATTGCCAATCAAATTCAAGGGTTTGCCGGGTATCCGCTGATGGCGGGTGATCGAGTGTTAGGAGTCCTAGCCACCTTTAGTCATACGCCCCTCGCTCCAGAATTCCTCGAAGTTCTGCAAATGCTGTGTCTGACGACAACTATTGCCTTAGATGCCGCACTTCAGTCGCAGAGAACGATACCTAAATCTGTGTCTCAAAGCGGGGCAATAGCTCTTTCCGATCAATTGGCAAAGGTGCTCACCTCAACTCAGTTAATGTTGGTGGGCACGGAGCGAGATCTTCCGGCTTCCATGGCCTATGCCCTGCTGCGGGGGGTAGAGCTTTTAACCCAACTGAATTGCAGCTATTGCCGCTTGACCTATGGTGAACAAGCCGTATTGTTGGATGCGATCGCAATCTTCCCCCCTAACATCCGTGAAGATCTGTTAGAGCAAGCTTCCTCGCCCTTGGCAGAGCTACAACGGATGACTCTATGGCTGGGAGGAACATTGACCACCCAACCGGACCCCCAAGATCGCGTGTTTGAGTTGACCTTAACTCTGCCCTATGGGGCTGCACCTGAGCATTTATCCGTGTCCGTCCACTGTCAACAGTCTGTCATACAACTGGCGTTTACCCACCTATGCTTGCAAGCAGGCTTAAATCTGAAAGAAATGCTGTCTGCCAAAACGACAGAATCAAATTGTCAAGAAGTCCTGCTGACAGATCGTCTGAATATCCCATCGTCTAAGTCGCCCATTATTTGGATTCAGCATTCTCCTCGGGGGCAGATCCCTGCAGCCGCTCAAGCGGTGGTGACGCTGGATATTATTCCCCAGCAGCTGTATACGGTTGTAGCTCAAGTCTCTCAAGGCCAAGCTACGTTGCCTGAGCTAATTGCTCCTGCCTTATCCGACCGAGAGCAGGAAATTATGCGGTTGCTATCTCAAGGGCTGAGAGATCGCGATATTGCCAACCGATTGCATATCAGCGAAAGTACCGTTCGGTTTCACGTCAACAATACATTGACAAAGTTAAAGGCCAAAAATCGGTATCAAGCGGTTTATGAAGCAACCAGTCGAGAGTGGATCTAG
- a CDS encoding MSMEG_0565 family glycosyltransferase yields MSAAPLSIALLTYATKPRGSVIHTLELAAALTALGHQVCVYALDKDGQGFERALSHPVQLIPAKVAPINQVAPINIDALIQQRIQEFVTFLGKYPHQHDIYHAQDCIGANALMQLRQTQYLPHVVRTVHHIEDFQSPYLQQCQDRSIRDPDLCLCVSDHWQERLAAEYHITAPRVTNGVNLERFSPTPTGQESDLKETLGLQGSPIYLTVGGIEPRKNSLRLLTAFAQVLQQYPQAQLVIAGGATLFDYQDYRDQFFQQVQALQIGIGRSLILPGVVADADLPVLYRCADAFCFPSLKEGWGLVVLEAIASGLPLLLSNQPPFTEFLGREQAVWVNPQDPDQMAKGMLSLDPTNSSAFLNPATPILDQYSWHQSALCHVEQYRHLQAKK; encoded by the coding sequence ATGTCCGCTGCCCCCTTATCCATCGCACTGTTGACCTATGCCACCAAACCACGGGGCAGCGTTATCCATACCCTAGAACTGGCAGCAGCGCTTACCGCTTTGGGCCATCAGGTTTGTGTGTATGCTCTCGATAAAGATGGTCAAGGCTTTGAGCGAGCATTGTCTCATCCTGTACAGCTTATCCCTGCTAAAGTTGCACCTATTAATCAAGTTGCACCTATTAATATTGATGCCCTAATCCAGCAACGGATTCAGGAATTTGTCACGTTCTTAGGGAAATATCCCCATCAACACGATATCTATCATGCTCAGGATTGCATTGGTGCCAACGCTTTAATGCAACTTCGCCAAACACAATATCTCCCCCACGTCGTGCGCACCGTCCATCATATTGAAGACTTCCAGAGTCCCTATTTACAGCAGTGCCAAGACCGCTCAATTCGAGACCCCGACTTATGTTTATGTGTCAGTGATCACTGGCAAGAGAGACTTGCCGCTGAGTACCACATCACGGCTCCTCGGGTAACGAATGGCGTTAATTTAGAGCGGTTTTCTCCTACTCCCACTGGACAGGAGTCTGATCTTAAAGAAACCTTGGGCTTACAAGGATCTCCCATCTATCTGACGGTAGGCGGGATTGAACCGCGCAAAAATTCCCTCCGGTTACTCACTGCCTTTGCACAAGTCTTGCAGCAATACCCTCAAGCCCAGCTTGTGATTGCAGGCGGTGCAACTCTGTTTGACTACCAAGATTATCGAGACCAGTTTTTCCAACAGGTCCAGGCATTACAAATTGGCATTGGACGGTCTCTAATTCTGCCAGGGGTTGTAGCTGATGCTGATCTTCCGGTGCTGTATCGTTGTGCGGATGCCTTTTGTTTTCCGTCTTTGAAAGAAGGATGGGGACTAGTCGTGCTGGAAGCGATCGCATCTGGGTTACCGCTGCTTCTCTCAAACCAACCGCCTTTTACTGAATTTTTAGGTAGGGAACAAGCCGTGTGGGTCAATCCCCAAGATCCTGACCAGATGGCTAAAGGGATGTTGAGCCTTGATCCAACCAACAGTTCCGCGTTCCTCAACCCTGCCACCCCAATTTTGGACCAATATTCTTGGCATCAGTCAGCGCTTTGCCATGTAGAGCAGTATCGACACCTACAGGCTAAGAAATAA